The following DNA comes from Longimicrobium sp..
TCCGACACGACGACGTCGGCCCCGTACGACCGGCACAGCCGGCGGAAGGGAGATTCACTGACTCCCGCCTGCGGGGCCAGGTACAGCGGCACGGTGCCGCTCTTGAGCAGGTCGATGGCACTGGTGGACATGCGGCAATATAACCCGCCCGCGCCGGACGGTTCAACCACGGCGGGCGCGCGAGCCGGGCGAACCGTTCGCTCCGTGTCGGCTCGGGAGCCTCGACGTCGCGCCCGCCTGCTTCCGAACGATCGCCATCCCAGCCCCGGCGCGGTCTCGCCGACGTCGTGCGCAACGTTCGGATTTACCGGCCGATGGCGAAAGATATGGGTAGGAGTGGCGAGGGTGAGAAGCGTAAATTTCGTCCTCTCCCCCACGCGATCGGAGGGCGCCGGGTACACCATTGACACGGGTGCGTCATTGGTGTATGATGGGTGCCGGGCGGGAGGTCACCCCAGTCTCTCGTCCCATGGAAATCGTCGAGACGCCGCTGTTCACGCGGCACGTGGAGGAACTTCTCTCTCCCGAGTCGTACCGTGACCTCCAGATCGTGCTGCTCGACGATCCCACGGTGGGGCCGGTCATCCCGCGCACGGGGGGCATCCGCAAGGTGCGGTGGGCGGGGAGCGGCCGGGGAAAGCGCGGCGGGGTGCGCGTGATCTACTACTTCGCCGTGGCCCGCGACCGGCTGCTGATGCTGTACGTGTATCCCAAGAACCAGCAGGACGACCTCACCGAGGCGCAGCGCCGGGCGCTGCGGGCCATCGTCGAGGCCGAGTACGGATGAGCTTCAACCCCAAGGGAGGCCAGCCATGCCCATGCGTGACGAACTGTTCGACGAGCTCCTGGAAAGCGTGCGCCAGGGCGGCGCCATCCTGCGCGGCGACGCGCCGCCCTCCCGCACCTTCACCTACGACGAGGTGGATGTAAAGGAGCTCCGGCAGCGCCTGAAGCTTTCGCAGCCCAAGTTCGCGGCGCTGATGGACGTGCCCGTGGGCACGCTGAGGAACTGGGAGCAGGGCCGCCGCCGCCCCGAGGGCCCCGCCCGCGCCCTGCTGCGCGTGGTAGCCAAGCACCCCGAGGCCGTGCTCGACGCGCTTCGCTGAAGCCGGCGGCGCCTACTCCCACTCGGGCTGCAGGTTGGCGTACTTGAGCAGGATGCTCTTGCGGCCCACGTCGTCGAACTCGATCGTCGCCTTCACGTTCTCGGAGTAGCCCGACAGCTCCATCACCGTGCCCACGCCGAACGTGGGATGCCGCACGCGCGAGCCCTTGCGCAGCGACGGCGAGTCCTGCGAATCCGAGTAGTCCACCTGGTAGCTGGGGTCGCCATCGTACGCGGGCGCGGCGGGGGCGGAGCCGTACAGCCGTTCGCGGCGCGTGCCCGGCCGCCCGAAGTCGCCGAACTGCTTCCACGGCTGCGGATAGCTGGACGTGCGCTCCAGGATGCGAGGCGTGCGGCGCGTCTCCGTCAGCTCCTTGGGCACCGACTCCAGGAACTGCGACGCCACGCAGTCCATGTACGTGGCGCCCCGCCGCCGCCGCCGCGCGTGTGACAGGTACAGCTTGCGCTCGGCGCGCGTCACCCCGACATAGAAGAGCCGCCGCTCCTCTTCCATGTCGGCGGGCTCGTCCATCGCGCGCACCAGGGGGAACAGGCCGTCCTCCAGCCCGGTGATGAAGACGAAGGGAAACTCCAGCCCCTTGGCGTTGTGAAGCGTCATCATCGACACCGCGTCGGCGTGCGGATCGTGCTGGTCCACGTCGGCCACCAGCGCCACGTGGCCAAGGAACAGGTCGACGGCGCGCGGTGACGTTTCGCCCACCTCTTCCAGCTCCATCATCAGCTCGGGATCTTCGTCCTCCAGCCGCCGCTGGACGTCGGCCGCACCCGCGATCAGCTCGTCCAGGTTCATCAGGCGGTCCTTGCCCTCGGGGCCCTCGGCCTTGAGCGCCTCCACCAGCCCCGCCTCGATCACCAGCTCCCGCAGCAGCCCGTCCAGGCCGATCCCCTCGCGTCCGGCCAGCGCCGCGTACTTGCGGATCAGCGCGGCCATCTCCGGCAGCGCCCGCGCCGCCACGCCGCGGATTCCCTCCACCGATGCAGCCTCCTCCGCCGCGCGCAGCAGGGGCAGCCCGCGCGCCGTCGCGTGCTCCGCCAGCCGCGCCACCGACGCGTCGCCGATCCCCCGCCGGGGGACGTTGACGACGCGGAGAAAGGCCTCGTCCGCGGCGGGGTTGGCGACGAGCCGCAGGTAGGCGAGCGCGTCCTTCACCTCGCGGCGCTCGTAGAAGCGGGTTCCGCCGATCACCCGGTACGCCATCCCCTCGCGGCGCAGCCCCTCTTCCATGGCGCGCGACTGGGCGTTGGTGCGGTAGAGGACGACGAAGTTCTTCAGCGCCAGCGACAGGTTGTCGGCCATCCGCACGCGGATCTCTTCCGCCACCCAGCGTGCCTCGTCGGCCTCGTCGGCGCACTCGACGAGGGTGATGCGCTCGCCCTCGCCGGCGTCGGTGCGCAGCGTCTTCCCCTTGCGCTGTACGTTCTGCGAGATCACCCGGTTGGCGGCGTCCAGGATGGTGCTGGTGGAGCGGTAGTTCTGCTCCAGCCTCACCATCCGGGCGTTGGGAAAGTCCGTTTCGAAGTCCAGGATGTTGCGGATGTCTGCGCCGCGCCAGCCGTAGATGGACTGGTCGTCGTCGCCCACCACGAACAGGTTGTGGTGCTCGCCGGCCAGCAGGCGCAGGAACGCGTACTGCGCGCGGTTGGTGTCCTGGTACTCGTCCACCAGGAGGAAGGGAAAGCGCCGCTGGTAGCGTTCCAGCACGGGCGGGCTCTGCCGGAACAGCTCCACCGGCTTCACCAGCAGGTCGTCGAAGTCGAAGGCGTTGGCGTCCTTGAGCGCCTTCTGGTAGCGCGGAAACACGTCCGCCACCACGCGCTCGAACGGGTCGCTGGCGCCCTGCGCGTACGCCTCCGGGCCCATCAGCTCGTTCTTGGCGGACGAGATGGCGCCGTGCACCGCACGGGGCGAGAACTTCTTGATGTCCACCTGCAGCTGGTCGCGAAGGATGCGCTTCACCAGCCCGTCGGTGTCGTCGGCGTCGTAGACGGTGAAGCCGGGGCTCCATCCCAGGCGGGTGCCGTCGCGCCGCAGGATGCGCACGCCCACGGAGTGGAAGGTGCCGATCCACATTCCCGCGAGGTCCTTGCCCAGGCTGGTCCTCACCCGCTCGCGCATCTCTCCCGCGGCCTTGTTGGTGAAGGTAAGGGCAAGGATGCTGGCCGGGTCTACGCCCATCTCCTCCACCAGCCACGCGATGCGTGTGGTGAGCACGCGGGTCTTTCCCGATCCGGCGCCGGCCAGCACCAGCAGCGGCCCCTCGAAATGGGAAGCCGCCTCGCGCTGCTCGGGGTTCAGGTGCGACAGGTCAAACGTCATCGGTAACTGCGGTCAGGACGGTAACGACGGTCACTACGGTAACAGAAACTGACTGCGGAAGCCCGGCCAGCGGCTTCCGCATGCAATGGTAGTGGCTGCGCGCACCATGTTCTCAGAGTGCAGTCCGCGAAGGCGGACTTCGGGCCGTCGTTGCCGCGGATTCATCCGCCCCAGCACAGCCGGGGCCTCGCGACTCAGGACGCCGCCTTCCGCGCGAAGCGCCTGGGCACCAGCTGGTCGTCCGCCGCATCCTTTTCGCGCGGGGCGGCGGGAAGGATCATCGCGAACCGTGCTCCCTTCTCCGACGGCTCCAGGCGCAGGCGGCCGTGGTGGACGTCTTCCACGATCCGGCGGGCCAGGGAAAGGCCCACGCCCCAGCCCCCCTTCTTGGTGGATACGCCCGGATCGAACAGCGTGCTCCGCACCGCCGGGGACACGCCGGGCCCGTCGTCGATCACCCGGATCTCCACCCTCCGCTCGCCGTGCGCCTGCGCCTCGATGCAGATGCGCCCGCCGGAGCCCGCCAGCGCGTCGAGCGCGTTCTTCACCAGGTTCTCCAGCGCCCACTCCAGCAAGATGGCGTTGCCCAGCACCGGCGGCGTCCCCTCGGGCACGTCCACCTCCAGGTCTACCCCGCGGCCCAGCTGCGGCAGCCGCACGCGGATGTAGCGCTCCAGCACGCGCAGCAGCGTGCGTACGTCCACCGGGTCCTTCTGCACCGGCCGGCCGATCCACTCGAAGCGGCGCGCCACCTTCTCCAGCCGGTCCAGGTCCGCTTCCATCTCGCCGGCCACCGCGGGAAGGGTAGCCATGGGCTCGCGCTCCTCGTCGGGAAGGCGAAGGATCTCCACCCACCCCGCCAGCGACGACAGCGGCGTGGCCATCTGGTGCGCCGACTCGCGCGCCATCGCCGCCCAGATGCGCTCGCGCTCGGTGCGCTGGTTGTGGCGGATCAGGGAGGCCAGTGCGCCCAGCAGCCCCACCAGGGCGCCCACCTGGAGGAGTGGGATCCACCGCAGCCGCTCCACCGTGGGCGGGTCGCCGAAGTAGATGGTGCCCAGCCCCGCCTCCGTCAGCGGCGGGTTGCGCGAGGCCAGCCGCTCCGAGTAGTCCATCACGCGGATCATGTCCGCGGTGTCGCCCGGGACGGCCTCGAAGGGAAGGTTCACCCAGTACGCGGGCACCCCGTCCTGGTCGGCGTACACGATGGGCACGCGCAGGCGCTGGATTTCTCCCGACAGCGCCAGCAGGGTGCCCACCGGCTCGGCCTGCGGGTCCGTCAGGCCGTGGAACACCCGCACCACCATGCGCGAGTGCACCTGGGCGTCCTTGCGCATCTCGCGCACGAGCGCCTGGCTGTACACCAGGTACCAGGCCAGGATGGCCGCGGCCAGCACCGCGAGGGCGGTGGGCCAGTGGCGCCGGTTCATCCGCGGCGCGGCGGGGCGGGGGTCCGCATGAAGGAGCGGTGGATGGGGTCCGGCGCGCCCAACGGGACGCGCCCGGCCGCGGTCAGGGGCGAACCAGCCGGTCCGTCCCCAGGTACGGGCGCAGCGCCTCGGGAACGGAAACCGACCCGTCTTCCTGCTGCCCGTTCTCCAGCAGGGCGATCACCGTGCGCGGCAGCGCCAGCCCCGACGCGTTCAGCGTGTGGACGAACTCGGGCCGGGCGCCCGGCTCGGGGCGGTAGCGGATGCTGGCGCGCCGCGCCTGGAAGTCGGTCATGTTGCTGGCGCTCGACACTTCCAGCCAGCGGTCGACGCCCGGCGCCCACACCTCCAGGTCGTACGTCTTGGCCGAGCCGAAGCCCGTGTCGCCGCCGGCCAGCAGCAGCACGCGGTAGGGAAGGCCCAGCAGCTGAAGCACCCGCTCGGCGTGCCCCGTCATCTCCTCCAGCGCCTCCCACGAGCGCTCCGGCCGCTCGAAGCGCACCAGCTCCACCTTGTCGAACTGGTGAAGCCGCAGCAGCCCGCGCGTGTCCTTGCCCGCCGCCCCCGCCTCGCGGCGAAAGCAGGGCGAGTAGGCGGTGAAGCGCGTGGGCAGGCGGCCGGCGTCCAGCAGCTCGTCGCGCAGCAGGTTCACCAGCGGCACCTCGCTGGTGGGCACCAGGTACAGCCCGTCCTCCGGCAGCTCGTAGGCGTCGCCGTCTTCCACGAACTTGGGGTACTGCCCCGTGCCCTGCATCGACTCGCGCGTTACCAGAAAGGGCGGCTCCACCTCGGTGTAGCCGTGCTCGCGGGTGTGCAGGTCCAGGAAGAAGTTGATCAGCGCGCGCTGCAGCCGCGCGCCCATCCCCCGGTACGCGGGAAAGCCGCTTCCCGCCACCTTGGCCCCGCCAGCCAGGTCCATCAGCCCCAGCTCGGTGCCGATCTCCCAGTGCGGGCGCGGGGCGAAGCCGAACTCGCGCGGCTCCCCCCAGGTGCGGACGACCACGTTGGCCTCTTCGCCGCCCTCGGGGACGGACGGGTCCACCAGGTTGGGAATGCGCAGCAGCTCGTGCTCGACGGCGCCTTCCACCTCGCGAAGCCGCGCGTCGATTTCCTTGATGCGGTCGCCCGCCGTGCGGGTTTCGGCGATCAGGTCGTCGGCGCTTTCGCCCCTGCGCCTGCGCTCGCCCACCTGCTGGCTGACGGCGTTGCGGCGGGCCTTGAGCTCGTCGCCCTCGCCGATCAGCGCGCGCCGCTCGGCGTCGAGGGCCAGCACGCGGCCGATGGCCGCGCTGGTCTCGCCGCCCTTGCCGCGCGCGGCCAGCCGCTGGCGGACGGCGTCGGGGTCCTGCCGGATCAGCCGAACGTCGATCATCAGTCGGCGAGGCGCTCGTCGTCGCAGTTTTCGTTGAGCACCACCGCCAGGCTCACCGTCTGCGCCGCCGCGTCTAGCGCCGTCACCTTGGCCTTGGCGTACGTCTGGCAGCGCTGCACCCCGTTGCTCCAGGGGCGCGAGCGCATGATGTAGGTGGCGTTCAGCACCAGCGGCACGGCTTCGTCGCCGTAGTCGGCGCCGCTGCGGGGCGCCTCGCGGAGGGCGTCGAAGTCGCGGGACGTGCGGCCGATCTCCGCACCGCTGGTGCTGCCGACGGGCACGAACGGGCGCAGCACCAGCTGGCCGCCCACCTGGCGCACCGAGAAGTCGTAGCGGTCGGCGTCGGCCGGGGTTTCCGGAAAGCTCTCCAGCGGGCCCCCCAGCCCCTGGGGCACCAGGTCGATGGCCGTGGCAAAGGTGGTGGCGCTGGTGGGGGCGGCCAGCGAAACCGTGTCGGCGCGCAGCCGCGGCTCACCGAAGAACGAGTTGCCTTCGCAGGCGCTGAGCGCGCCGGCGAGAGGAAGAACGAGCACAAGAGCAAGGAGCGAAAGTCGCACCGCCGGATCCCTCCAGGAGCGGCCCGGCCCGCGCGCGCTGCGCGGGTGGGCGCGTGAAAAAAACAGCGCCGCCACGAGGGCGGGCGCGCGGGTAACCATAGGGGACGGCGGGAGCGCGCGTCAAGGTGGCCGCCCGGTTTTCCAGGGTTGACGCGGGGCCGCGCCCGCCGGTACGTTGCTCGCGTTCCACCGGCCCTTTTCACCACGGCGGAGAGCGCGCGAAATGCCCCAGCTCGAGACGGCCCTTTCCTCGCTTCGCGGCCACCCGGGGGTGCAGCACGTGCTGGTGCTGGGCCACGACGGCCTGCTGATCGCGCACCAGGGCGAGGGACCCCTCGACGCCGAGACGGTGTCGGCCATGGTGCCGGGGGTGGCCAGCGCCGCCTCGCAGCTGGGACGCGCCGCCGGCGCGGGCCCCGCGTCGGTCGTGGCGGCCCGGCTGGAGCGCGGGGTGGCGCTGGTGGCCACGCTTTCGCCCGAGGTGCTGCTGGCCGTGCTGCTGGGCGAGGGCGTGGGCTTCGCCCCGCTGCTGCGCGAGCTGGCCGACCGCCGCGACGAGCTGGCCGCGCTGGTGTGAGCGATACAACCCCGTCCGCGCCCACCCGGTTCCCTTCCCACCGCCGGACCCCATGACCGAAACTCCCGACGGCGGGCCGCGCCGCGTGCTCGTGGCCGACGACGAGCCCCACATCGGCCGCATCATCCAGATGAAGCTGGAGCAGGGGCCGTACGAGGTCACGCTGGTGGCCGACGGGCGCGCGGCACTCGACGAGCTGCAGGGCCCCGAGCCCATCGACGTGGTGCTGCTGGACATCATGATGCCGTACGCCACCGGGCTGGAGGTGCTGGCCGAGGCGCGCCAGCTGCCGCACCGGCGCGACACGCCCATCATCATCCTCACCGCCAAGGGCCAGGACGCCGACCGCCGTCAGGCGCTGGAGCTGGGCGCCACGGACTTCTTCACCAAGCCCTTCAGCCCCAAGAAGCTGCTGGCCCGGGTCGACGAGCTGTTCGGCGGCCCGCCCGCCGGGGAGGACGACGAATGACGGCTGGCGGGCCTCACCTGTGGACGGTAATCCTGGCCGGGGGCGTGGGCTCGCGCTTCTGGCCGGTCAGCACCCCGCGCCGCCCCAAGCAGCTGCTTCCGCTGGCTTCTGACCAGCCGCTGATCCGCGACACGGTCGACCGCATCACGCCCCTGATCCCGCCTGAGCGGCTGCGCATCCTCACCGGTGCGCACCTGGCGGAGCCCCTGCTTTCGGTACTGCCGGAGTTCGACGAGCGCAACCTGCTGCTGGAGCCGCGCGCGGCGGGAACGGCGCCGGTGCTGGCCTGGGCCGCCGCCGAGCTGGAGCGGATGGACCCCGATGCGGTGATGGTGTCGCTGCATGCCGACCACGTCATCCATCCCCCGGAGGCGTTCCGCGCGCTGATCGCCCGCGCGGCGCAGCTTGCGGCCGGCCACCGCCGCCTGTTCACCATCGGCGTTCCGCCCACGCGGGCGGAGACGGGGTACGGCTACATCCACCTGGGCGCGCCGCTGCCCGCGATGGAGGGCGACGCGCACCCGGAGCCGGGGAACGCCGTGGCCGAGTTCGTCGAAAAGCCCGACCGCGAGACGGCGGAGGGGTACCTGGCGGCGGGAACGTACCTGTGGAACACCGGCCTGTTCGTCTGGCGCTGCGCGGACCTGCTGGACGAGCTGGACCGCCACGCGCCGGAGTTCGCCGGGCTCGTCCCTCTCCTGCGCCAGGGCGGCCCCGATGCCACGGCCGAGTTCTTCGCCCGGGTGCCCACCATCTCCATCGACGAGGCGCTGCTGGAGCGCTCGGACCGGGTGGGCGTGGTGCGCGCGACCTTCGCCTGGGACGACGTGGGCGCGTGGGACGCGGTGGCGCGCACGCGCACCCCCGACGAGGCGGGCAACGTCCTCCTGGGCGACGCCCACGCAGTCGACAGCTCGGGGTGCATCCTGTACGCGGACGCCGGCCCCGTGGTGGCCTTCGGCATGACCGACGTGGTGGTGGTCCGCACGGAAGGCGTGGCCTTCGTGGCCCAGCGCGACCGGCTGCCGGAGCTGAAGGCGATGCTGGAGCGGCTGCCGGAGGCGCTGCGGAAGCTGGACTGAACGGCAGTGCGTGAGTGCGTTGGTGCGTGAGTGCGGTAGTGGCCTGGTGCGCACTACCGCACTTCGTCGTTTTGGCGTGGGTGCATGCTGGCCTAGTCCAAAAGATGCAGAGGCGCGCGCCCGGACTCACGCACTAACGCACTCACGCACTAACGCACTCGCTCCTCCATGCTTTCCCTGATCCTCTTCGACGACGCGATTTCCCGCGGATGGCAGCCCTTCGCGCTCACCCGGCCGGGCGGCGAGCTGGCGTTCGGCGCCCTGTCCATGCGCCGCCGCGCCGAGCGGGTGTTCGGCGCGCGGTGCGTTGCGCACCTCGCGGCGGATCACCTGGTGGGCTTCGCGGAGGGCGATTCTCCCCCGGTCGTCGGCTACGCGGACGCGCCCGGAGACGGTGACAGGCTGTTCCTCTCGGCCCGCGCGGTGCCGGCCTGGGGGAGCGGCGAGGTGTGGAAGGCCCGGCGCGGCGGGTCGGGCCCCATCCTGGTGAACGGCGAGGTGGCCGGCTGGTTCGCTCCGGACGGCACCCCCGGCCCGGACGCC
Coding sequences within:
- a CDS encoding type II toxin-antitoxin system RelE/ParE family toxin, which produces MEIVETPLFTRHVEELLSPESYRDLQIVLLDDPTVGPVIPRTGGIRKVRWAGSGRGKRGGVRVIYYFAVARDRLLMLYVYPKNQQDDLTEAQRRALRAIVEAEYG
- a CDS encoding helix-turn-helix domain-containing protein produces the protein MRDELFDELLESVRQGGAILRGDAPPSRTFTYDEVDVKELRQRLKLSQPKFAALMDVPVGTLRNWEQGRRRPEGPARALLRVVAKHPEAVLDALR
- a CDS encoding ATP-dependent helicase; its protein translation is MTFDLSHLNPEQREAASHFEGPLLVLAGAGSGKTRVLTTRIAWLVEEMGVDPASILALTFTNKAAGEMRERVRTSLGKDLAGMWIGTFHSVGVRILRRDGTRLGWSPGFTVYDADDTDGLVKRILRDQLQVDIKKFSPRAVHGAISSAKNELMGPEAYAQGASDPFERVVADVFPRYQKALKDANAFDFDDLLVKPVELFRQSPPVLERYQRRFPFLLVDEYQDTNRAQYAFLRLLAGEHHNLFVVGDDDQSIYGWRGADIRNILDFETDFPNARMVRLEQNYRSTSTILDAANRVISQNVQRKGKTLRTDAGEGERITLVECADEADEARWVAEEIRVRMADNLSLALKNFVVLYRTNAQSRAMEEGLRREGMAYRVIGGTRFYERREVKDALAYLRLVANPAADEAFLRVVNVPRRGIGDASVARLAEHATARGLPLLRAAEEAASVEGIRGVAARALPEMAALIRKYAALAGREGIGLDGLLRELVIEAGLVEALKAEGPEGKDRLMNLDELIAGAADVQRRLEDEDPELMMELEEVGETSPRAVDLFLGHVALVADVDQHDPHADAVSMMTLHNAKGLEFPFVFITGLEDGLFPLVRAMDEPADMEEERRLFYVGVTRAERKLYLSHARRRRRGATYMDCVASQFLESVPKELTETRRTPRILERTSSYPQPWKQFGDFGRPGTRRERLYGSAPAAPAYDGDPSYQVDYSDSQDSPSLRKGSRVRHPTFGVGTVMELSGYSENVKATIEFDDVGRKSILLKYANLQPEWE
- a CDS encoding HAMP domain-containing sensor histidine kinase, yielding MNRRHWPTALAVLAAAILAWYLVYSQALVREMRKDAQVHSRMVVRVFHGLTDPQAEPVGTLLALSGEIQRLRVPIVYADQDGVPAYWVNLPFEAVPGDTADMIRVMDYSERLASRNPPLTEAGLGTIYFGDPPTVERLRWIPLLQVGALVGLLGALASLIRHNQRTERERIWAAMARESAHQMATPLSSLAGWVEILRLPDEEREPMATLPAVAGEMEADLDRLEKVARRFEWIGRPVQKDPVDVRTLLRVLERYIRVRLPQLGRGVDLEVDVPEGTPPVLGNAILLEWALENLVKNALDALAGSGGRICIEAQAHGERRVEIRVIDDGPGVSPAVRSTLFDPGVSTKKGGWGVGLSLARRIVEDVHHGRLRLEPSEKGARFAMILPAAPREKDAADDQLVPRRFARKAAS
- the serS gene encoding serine--tRNA ligase, with the translated sequence MIDVRLIRQDPDAVRQRLAARGKGGETSAAIGRVLALDAERRALIGEGDELKARRNAVSQQVGERRRRGESADDLIAETRTAGDRIKEIDARLREVEGAVEHELLRIPNLVDPSVPEGGEEANVVVRTWGEPREFGFAPRPHWEIGTELGLMDLAGGAKVAGSGFPAYRGMGARLQRALINFFLDLHTREHGYTEVEPPFLVTRESMQGTGQYPKFVEDGDAYELPEDGLYLVPTSEVPLVNLLRDELLDAGRLPTRFTAYSPCFRREAGAAGKDTRGLLRLHQFDKVELVRFERPERSWEALEEMTGHAERVLQLLGLPYRVLLLAGGDTGFGSAKTYDLEVWAPGVDRWLEVSSASNMTDFQARRASIRYRPEPGARPEFVHTLNASGLALPRTVIALLENGQQEDGSVSVPEALRPYLGTDRLVRP
- a CDS encoding roadblock/LC7 domain-containing protein; amino-acid sequence: MPQLETALSSLRGHPGVQHVLVLGHDGLLIAHQGEGPLDAETVSAMVPGVASAASQLGRAAGAGPASVVAARLERGVALVATLSPEVLLAVLLGEGVGFAPLLRELADRRDELAALV
- a CDS encoding response regulator, producing the protein MTETPDGGPRRVLVADDEPHIGRIIQMKLEQGPYEVTLVADGRAALDELQGPEPIDVVLLDIMMPYATGLEVLAEARQLPHRRDTPIIILTAKGQDADRRQALELGATDFFTKPFSPKKLLARVDELFGGPPAGEDDE
- a CDS encoding mannose-1-phosphate guanylyltransferase, translated to MTAGGPHLWTVILAGGVGSRFWPVSTPRRPKQLLPLASDQPLIRDTVDRITPLIPPERLRILTGAHLAEPLLSVLPEFDERNLLLEPRAAGTAPVLAWAAAELERMDPDAVMVSLHADHVIHPPEAFRALIARAAQLAAGHRRLFTIGVPPTRAETGYGYIHLGAPLPAMEGDAHPEPGNAVAEFVEKPDRETAEGYLAAGTYLWNTGLFVWRCADLLDELDRHAPEFAGLVPLLRQGGPDATAEFFARVPTISIDEALLERSDRVGVVRATFAWDDVGAWDAVARTRTPDEAGNVLLGDAHAVDSSGCILYADAGPVVAFGMTDVVVVRTEGVAFVAQRDRLPELKAMLERLPEALRKLD